A part of Chitinivibrio alkaliphilus ACht1 genomic DNA contains:
- a CDS encoding YifB family Mg chelatase-like AAA ATPase has product MLSHVYSMALLGLDAFTIKIETDITEALPSFTIVGLPDGAVRESRERVMSAIKNCGFEFPARKVTINMAPADIRKEGSAYDLPIAVGILIASGQVHPHTDMSNTVVIGELSLDGSIKKITGCLPISLGTREQGFSRILLGRENAEEASVAEGIDVVPLANLLECVQFIEGTQNIPPCRCRIGEYFSQRERGEKDFIDVKGQEHVKRAITVAAAGNHNILMIGPPGSGKTMIARRIPSILPPLTLDESLETTKIHSVAQKLDPQRPILTTRPFRSPHHTISYAGLTGGGSYPRPGEISLSHNGVLFLDELPEFNKNVLENLRQPLEDQQVTISRSSLTLTYPSNFMLIAAMNPCPCGYYGDTSQRCTCTPTSIARYISKISGPLLDRIDIHIEVPALPYEELKQKKGTSTSQQMQQHVEHAKKIQGERFAKTSIHSNASMEPQHMRTHCDMDESSSLLLKKAMEKLGLSARAYDRIIKVSRTIADLAGSPTISSQHVSEAIQYRTLDRRRN; this is encoded by the coding sequence ATGCTATCACACGTTTACAGTATGGCCCTTCTCGGCCTTGATGCTTTCACAATTAAAATTGAAACAGATATTACGGAAGCCCTTCCAAGCTTCACCATCGTAGGCCTTCCCGATGGAGCGGTTCGGGAAAGTAGAGAGCGGGTAATGTCTGCTATTAAAAATTGTGGGTTTGAATTCCCCGCGAGAAAAGTAACCATAAACATGGCACCGGCAGATATTCGCAAAGAAGGCTCTGCGTACGATCTCCCCATAGCCGTAGGGATACTTATTGCCTCAGGACAGGTACACCCACATACCGATATGAGCAATACTGTTGTTATTGGAGAACTCTCCCTTGATGGGTCGATAAAAAAAATTACGGGGTGCCTACCTATTAGTCTTGGCACTCGAGAACAGGGGTTCTCTCGTATTCTTCTTGGCCGGGAAAATGCCGAAGAGGCCTCTGTAGCTGAGGGAATTGATGTTGTACCTCTCGCAAATCTTCTTGAATGTGTTCAGTTCATTGAAGGAACCCAAAACATTCCACCCTGTCGCTGTCGAATAGGAGAATATTTTTCTCAAAGAGAGCGTGGAGAAAAAGATTTTATCGATGTAAAAGGGCAAGAACATGTGAAGCGTGCCATAACTGTAGCCGCAGCGGGGAATCATAATATCCTGATGATTGGACCTCCCGGTTCCGGAAAAACCATGATAGCACGACGTATCCCCTCCATCCTTCCGCCCCTCACCCTCGATGAATCTTTGGAAACTACCAAGATACACTCTGTTGCACAAAAACTTGACCCACAACGTCCCATCTTAACAACCCGACCATTTCGCTCACCCCACCACACAATCTCGTATGCTGGATTGACCGGAGGAGGTTCCTACCCGCGTCCAGGCGAAATTAGCCTAAGCCATAACGGGGTACTATTTCTTGATGAGTTGCCAGAGTTTAACAAAAATGTTTTGGAAAACCTGCGACAACCCTTAGAAGATCAACAAGTAACCATATCCCGTTCAAGCCTTACCCTTACTTACCCTTCAAACTTCATGCTCATTGCTGCAATGAACCCCTGCCCGTGCGGATATTACGGAGACACCTCCCAGCGATGTACCTGTACCCCAACGTCCATCGCCCGCTACATTTCAAAGATATCGGGTCCCCTCCTCGATCGTATAGATATTCATATTGAAGTACCAGCCCTTCCTTACGAAGAACTAAAACAAAAGAAGGGAACCAGTACGTCACAACAGATGCAACAGCATGTAGAGCATGCAAAAAAAATTCAAGGAGAGCGATTTGCTAAGACCTCCATTCATAGCAATGCATCTATGGAGCCACAGCATATGCGTACCCATTGTGATATGGATGAATCGTCAAGTTTGCTCCTCAAAAAAGCCATGGAGAAACTCGGACTTTCTGCACGAGCCTACGATCGCATCATTAAGGTGTCCAGAACCATAGCAGATCTTGCAGGTAGTCCGACCATATCCTCCCAACACGTTTCTGAGGCAATACAATATCGTACCCTTGATCGCCGGCGGAATTGA